The Colletotrichum destructivum chromosome 8, complete sequence genome includes the window GAATTCTATAACCCTAAGTCATGCGGCAAACACTTCTGGGAAGTTTTGGTTATAGTTTCAGAGAAGCGTACTTCTAAAATGATATCTCGGTTTCTTTATTGGCATAATCTAGCGGTGATATGGTCACCAATCGAGTTGCAATCGAGCACATCGACATGCAAACCTCCCTCCTATTCCCAACGCCGTCCACCGAGCCGAGCCTCAAAATAGACTTGCGCTCCAAAGCCCGCCTTCCAGAACCCAAGGACCGGCGCAAAACACGCGCCAGTGCCAGTAGTCATAGTGTACATCATGATTGCTCGTTGCCCTCAGCACCGTCTGCCGATTACTCctcctcgacttcctcgtcccATTGTGACTTTTCCCTCTTCATCAAGTCTGACATGACGTTCGCTCGAAAGATGGAGGAGTCGGGATCCGAGCTACGTGGAACTTTGCCCAAGCTTTCGTCGTCAAAGACTGATCCAATGGTATCGATCCAACGCTTGCGACGCTCCATCAGCGTCTTTGTCATGTCGCCAATTCCCGGTCTCGCCATaccggccgcgccgccgacggcatgGCTGCCACCTCCCGCTCCGCCAGGAcgcttgttcttcttgctcttgccCATAGTGCGCGTGCGCTTCAGGTATGCAGCCTGTACTTGTGTATCGAGATCCTCAAGAATCGTCTGGTACTCTTGATGCGCCATGCGCTCCTTGACCAGTTCTGTAAGTCGGGACTTGCGTGCGCCGTTGATGAGCATCTGTTCACGCAAGCGGCCTTGCAGCAGGCGCAGCCTAGCTGCCACTTCGTCGTCGAACGCGCCGTCGTACTCGCTCTCAAAGTTGCCTTCCTGAGGAAGGAAGCCGATGTGTCTGAGTTCCTGCTTGATCCGCTCGTCGACTTGCGTGTACTCCAGCTTGGGGTGCGAGGCTTTCTTCCATGCCTCCGAGTTCGACTCTGGCATGAAGGATGCAGGGGGGACCGGTGGCGCCTTATCGTCACCGAAACTCTGATGTGGCTCTCCATTCTCCCCGTTCACACTACCGCCATTAATGGTAGTGTCACCGTTGGTGACGCCGTTGAGGCCCTTATCCTCGTCCGCCTGTGGCCGGTTCTCCGGTCGCATGGCTTGCATTAGGCGCGACAGCAACGGCCCGACCGAAAGCTTGTCTGTCTCGGCGACTTCGTCGTCCATGTTATCAATCGCGCCACGGGGTTGATTAGGTGCCAATTGTTCGCGCCCGTTCAAAGGTTTATCGAGAGCCATGGCACCATCCTCCTCTGCCCAAATCTCGGTGTAATGTTTCTTGCCCCTCTTCGGCATGTGGAAAGGTGTAACGCGGTCGCCGCGCTCTCGTAGAAACGCTAGGTCTTCTTCGGCAAAGGGGCGGAAGTAGGGTTCCAAGTATGTCGAGAAGGTTGAAAAGCTGATCTGGTTCGTGGGCTTGGCACTACTGAAGTCCTTGTCCGGAGGGTCGCCAGCGATTACATCGGCCAGGTCGGTCCTGGGGAAGACAGCGACCGAGTAAATCTCCTTCAACTCTTCATCGGACATACCAGAGTGTGTTGGGCGAATCTCGTAGACGGTCGGGTCGGGGAAGGTGGAGGGGTCGTCGCCGAAGGTGTGCGCGGCAGGTTGCGCCTTTTTGGGCGGcgcgccctcgtcttctgaactctcttcttcctcctcattgtcttcttttttcgtcttctcgtcgactTCCATTGCTGATGGTGTTGCAGGAGCGACGGGTGACAAGGAAGAACTGGCCGAGTCGCGCGAAAGCTTTCGTGGCTTAGTGGATTCCCTAAGCGGGGATGATCGTTCTGCGGCAACGGGCGAGGTCAGCACTCGAGGTAAGGTAAATACGAGGAATTACTCGTGGTGATGGGGATGAGCTCCTGGTGAGCTTCCCGCGCCCCACGAATAAACCAAGGCAAAAAAAGCGAAAGAGCACTAAGCCGCACAGGGCCGACTGAAGGGTAGTGTAATGTAGGAACCTACCAATTCCCCCTTCCTGGGGGGGTGCAAGGGTATCGGCcgcctttctcttcttcttgttggtcTTGCTGGTCTTCTTGCTGTCCCCCTCGGCCTTTCCGGCAGTGTCAGTGCCCTCTTCGACGTCATTGATGTATTGCTTGCGCGTGCTGGCTAGTATCCGCATGCCCCTATCGCAGAAATTGCTACGCCTATCGATGGTCTCCTGTAGACGCTGGAGGCGTGCGATCATGCCGTCAAGGCTCTTGGAATCGGGCATGACGGCGTTGGACGCACCCTGATCGACCAGGTCGTCATAGTTGAGGTTGCGGAACTGCTCGACGCGGAGCTCGAGATACTCTGTATCCACGGCTTCGATGGGGGGCAAGCTCGCGGACGGAGTGATGGAGCTGGGAGTTGTGTTGCGACTTCGCTGTCGCATGGCACCAGGCCCGGCCTTCTTGCCGGTGCCCTTCTGGCTCGCAGCGGGCGGCATCGCAGGCTCGCGGTGTTTAGTTGTTTTGATTGCAGGCGAATTCTTGATGGCGTTGAAACATGCgcgtcgtcggtgtcgagGGCTGTGATGGATAGGGATATGTCGAAGTGTAGGTTGGGCATTTGATGTTGAGCGTCAACTAGCAGTCGACATCGCGCTGCCCTGCACGCCAAACCTGCTTACTGGATTGGTCACCGGACAGGGAAGTATGGGTCGAACAGCCCCAGCTTGTGTGTTGCACAGGGTACACCTGCGGCGGGAGTCTGGGGGTTTTAcaagtaggtaggtacatgTATAATGTACTTTCTCCTGTTGCTTCCAGATATGGTACAACAAAGAAACACCAACGCTGGGACTTGGGTGACCACCAGCGACGAACGTATAGTAGAGTAGGTATGTAGGCACATCATTCGTCATCCATTATCGCCCTTTGGCAGAATATGACAAGCGGAGTCTCTTTCGTATCAGCACAGCCCTTGAATTTTCAGTTCTATCTTGTACATGGGTCCATCTGAGCTGAGCATAAGTAGATTCATGGTCAACGTTTTGGAGGAGAGCACCCCACTCTCCAATCGAGGTGCCAGCACCAGGGATTCAAGCTTCGCGGGTACGTTTTCTGGACTTACAGCTTGACACATCAGAGAAATCTCCTTCTGCGCACTAGATACCGAGACCCTTCGTGCATGAAATCTCCCCGCAAACCCCCAGACTTGAGTCTAGTGTTCATTTGCGATTCGGGAGTCACTTATATTAGTGCTCTAGGATTGTAGTTCCTGTTTTGGAATCCAATCACTTGCGAAAGCGAGCAACTAATACAAGATCATCAAGACATTGCCATTGTCGAGGGACTACAACCCCTGGTGATGAGATTCTTACAGCATCTTAGAGATATGTCAGCAATACGGCGCTCCAAGACACTACAAACGAACACACACTCAAGTATCGATTTCTTGCTCGATACTGGGACCCAAGAGCATCGCCGGGCTATTTGCCTCGCAGCCAGAGTAAGGATACTATTAACATTTTGGTTACAAGCCGCCTTGACACAAACTGTACTCTACAGCACTCTAGAGCCATCGAGATGGGGAAACTACCTAAATCTCAGGTCAGTGGTACGGGCAAAGCATCTTGTGTCGGTGATCGGAACTCGGAGGACACCATGCGGTTTGCTGTTACTCACAAGTTTGGATAGTGTGATGCGAACTTCCACTTACACGACCAATAATGGTTCTCCATAGTCACCCTTTTGATAGCATTGCGTGGTTTCTGGAGCTTGAGTAAGATTTAGGGCCAGTCTTCGACACGAGACACGAAGAATAACATTAGAATGGAGCTACGAAGTGAGTCCCTGTTCGTCCGCAATACGCTAACATGCCAAAGTACGCGAGGCACGACGGACAGTTACATCAGTTTTCCGATCGCCATGTGTGGTGTGTACTGTATGAGACCTCTGGGCAAATACATGATTCACACAGTGTCAGGCCCAGGCCAGAAATTCGTCAACCACATTACTTCCTTCTCACCTTGGTCTGTCCTTGAATTACACCTTTCGAGCCTTCAACCGACAATCAAGCACGAGAAATTTGATGTCGGTATCTTGTTAGGGTTTCTGATAAGCTCATAGTTCGGCTATCATGGAGATGCACTGCCAAAGACTACCAGTTGCTAAGCTCACAGCCGTATGATGCTTATACATTCCCAAGTTAACACACTGCTAATCTCCTCGTTCGATATCCATCTTCGGGGAGAAGAACAGACCGTGAACGATCTTGAGCAAGGGTATActaaaagaaagaagaagataGTCTGCTGGCAGGAGCGCCAGAAATGTTGTAAATATTGCCCCAAGGCATCGACTACTCCTGACAACACTTGATCACCGCGTCTTGCTATCAGTGCGCATACACAGGATTTCCTAAGTAAGGGGACTCTGGTGATCGTCCACAGAAGGACCCACCAGAGATTGTTCTCTCCGGCAGGAGGGCAAACTACTCATGCTATCGAGCTCTCGGGGTGCAGTCAATGGGGCCATGTGCCCCGAAAACCGTCTGTCATTGGCATCGTGTCCGGTCGAACCGACCCTGGACAACCTGCACTCTGCTTCTGCTGATGCGCGACACTACGTCTATGCATGGCAACAAGCAACGACCTGGTCTAACTCTTAACAGACGAACTGCTGCTTTCCTATTGAGAAGCTTCGCTGCTAGTTTGGGAAATGGGAGTTCACCCTTTGAGGCTTTATTTTTTCCAGTCCGTCGAGAGGCTGTGTGAGGCTGTCTTCGTGGCTGACCTGATCTTCTGAAACGAACCCCTCGATtattgacgacgacgacgacgacgacgacgaggtggagTTTACGGTTTCCTGAGCAGTTTGACACGGCTTAAAGAGACAGGGACTAGATTCCTACGTGGCATATCCTCATACATACGATGGAGTTCAACGTGAGAGAGGCTTGGAGCCAGTGTCGAGATCATCCGCGCCCCCTCACCTAACACCCCACGAGGTCGGAAGAAGAATCCTGGCTTGTATCGCAGCTTCCCGTGCCTTTGGACACACAAAGGATTGGCGCAAGGCACGTTGGCTCAGACGCTCCAGATTCACCAGCGCAAGTGGTTGACAACCAGATGGTTTGCCCATGTGCTCTGGTCATTGGTCGACAAGATTTGGTCCACAGGGGCCCTAGCATGGGCCATCCTTGTTTACCTCCTACCCACGCTAGTAGAGCTCCGAGCTGGCGGGGTGTGCTCAGTTGACTATTGAGCTGCTCTTGCAGATTGTAGGCGGGGTTCTTTCTTCAGGGTCCTGGGCTGCCCAGGACAGGGCCGTCTCAACTGCAAGACTCTCCTCCAGCATTGCGGTTACCATACGATGACAACATATCGCGCCCTCCTTTCTGTTCAGTCTGCTTGTAGTTGTGACATCACCACGATGCGCGCCGCAGCCATCCACGCCATGTAGATGCTACAAGATAACGGGTTGAGTGACCTGGGGAAAACAACGCAGTCGTGGTGACTGTAAAGCCTATATATCTCTGGCGGTATTGCTCAAGTCACGCTGGTTCCCTTgatcttctccttctgcGTCCTCATACTCGCCCCTTTGAACTCAATTCAACTTGCAAAAAGCTACGGAACCGCTTCAACGCACCTTCTCTGCGCCTAGAGCAATGAGAGAATACCATGGCTTCTCTTGGTGGTAACATTTTacccctcgacctcgacctcaaaACGACCTTTGCTGGACTAAGCGCTGTGGCACTAAGCGGTCTGCTCTTTTCCAAGCTCCTTTCCAAAGATGATGCCGATAGCAATGGAAGCGAGGCTCCCGGTCTGCTAAAGTCAttcctgctcttcttctactCTTGCTTCATCAAGCCACACAGTGGCGACAAGAAGGGCAACCAACAGGATGCCCTTGAGAGCTTCTACAAGAAGCAAGCCGGCGCCTATGATGCAACCAGGAAAGTTCTCCTGCAAGGCAGGGAAGACATGCTTGCGCTTGTCGTAGCACAGCTGAAGGCTAAAGGCCCTAAGAAgggcgacaaggccaagcGGATCTGGGTTGATGTGAGTTAGCTGTCATGCCCCTCTACCTTCAAACTGTAGCTAACGAGGTAAAGGTCGGTGGAGGAACGGGATGGAACATTGAGGCCATGTCCAGCTTCGTCAATGTCCCCGAGTTCTTCTCCAGCGTTTACCTTGTCGATTTCTCCCCGTCGCTCTGTGACATTGCCCGACAGCGTTTTCAACGCCTTGGCTGGAATAATGTCAAGGTCGTTTGCGAGGACGCGAGAAAGTTCCGTCTCGAGGATTATGAAAATGATCTTCCGAGCAACCGTCTCCCTCCGTGCTCCCCAGTTCTGAGCTACTTCTCCCAGAAGCGTGCCGAGCACGGTGGTGCGGACCTCATCACGATGTCGTACAGCTTGTCCATGATTGTAAGTATTATTAGATGGCATTTTGCCCGTACTGTCGCTGACCAGAGTCGTATCAGCCTGACTACTACTCTGTCGTCGAGTCACTCACTTCACTCTTGTCTCCGGACGGCGTGTTGGGAGTGGTCGACTTCTACGTTCAATCCAAGACCGACTTCTCGTTCCGCAACTTCACAGCTGGACTCGTCGGCCGCCATGTAAACTGGTTTCTGAGAACCTTCTGGCGCGCATGGTTCGACCTGGACCGCGTTGGTCTCGAAGCTGGTCGCCGGGACTACCTCGAGTACAAGTTCGGTTCAGTCCTCAATATCAACGCCCGCAACTACACCCTCGGTCGTATTCCGTACTATATCTGGGTTGGATGCCACAAGAAGCCCTTCTCTTCCACAAGTCTGCCCCACGAAATCATTGAGAAGATTGATGCGCTCGCCACAGAATCTCCTTACTTATATCCCGCCAACCAGGGCGATGCCCTCACCCGTGCAATCGAGAGATCGGCACCCGAGATCCGCTCCAAGGCCTTTATGGCAGCGATTCAGAATCTGTCTGCGAATCTGCCACTTCCCTCGTTCTTCTACCAGAACCACCACTGGCGCATCTACTACGACGACCAGCTCCAGAAACACACCCAGTTCAACGACGAGTACATCTACGCCTTCACATGGGAAGACTCGCGGGTGGACGAGCGTCTCCTCAACCTCGGCTCAGAAGACGTGGTGCTGGCCATCACCAGCGCTGGTGATAACATTCTCTCATATGCCATGCAGAGTCCGGCCAGAATCCATGCAGTCGATTTGAACCCCACGCAGAATCACCTCCTTGAGCTTAAGGTCGCATCT containing:
- a CDS encoding Putative histone acetyltransferase subunit 3 produces the protein MPPAASQKGTGKKAGPGAMRQRSRNTTPSSITPSASLPPIEAVDTEYLELRVEQFRNLNYDDLVDQGASNAVMPDSKSLDGMIARLQRLQETIDRRSNFCDRGMRILASTRKQYINDVEEGTDTAGKAEGDSKKTSKTNKKKRKAADTLAPPQEGGIERSSPLRESTKPRKLSRDSASSSLSPVAPATPSAMEVDEKTKKEDNEEEEESSEDEGAPPKKAQPAAHTFGDDPSTFPDPTVYEIRPTHSGMSDEELKEIYSVAVFPRTDLADVIAGDPPDKDFSSAKPTNQISFSTFSTYLEPYFRPFAEEDLAFLRERGDRVTPFHMPKRGKKHYTEIWAEEDGAMALDKPLNGREQLAPNQPRGAIDNMDDEVAETDKLSVGPLLSRLMQAMRPENRPQADEDKGLNGVTNGDTTINGGSVNGENGEPHQSFGDDKAPPVPPASFMPESNSEAWKKASHPKLEYTQVDERIKQELRHIGFLPQEGNFESEYDGAFDDEVAARLRLLQGRLREQMLINGARKSRLTELVKERMAHQEYQTILEDLDTQVQAAYLKRTRTMGKSKKNKRPGGAGGGSHAVGGAAGMARPGIGDMTKTLMERRKRWIDTIGSVFDDESLGKVPRSSDPDSSIFRANVMSDLMKREKSQWDEEVEEE
- a CDS encoding Putative S-adenosyl-L-methionine-dependent methyltransferase superfamily → MASLGGNILPLDLDLKTTFAGLSAVALSGLLFSKLLSKDDADSNGSEAPGLLKSFLLFFYSCFIKPHSGDKKGNQQDALESFYKKQAGAYDATRKVLLQGREDMLALVVAQLKAKGPKKGDKAKRIWVDVGGGTGWNIEAMSSFVNVPEFFSSVYLVDFSPSLCDIARQRFQRLGWNNVKVVCEDARKFRLEDYENDLPSNRLPPCSPVLSYFSQKRAEHGGADLITMSYSLSMIPDYYSVVESLTSLLSPDGVLGVVDFYVQSKTDFSFRNFTAGLVGRHVNWFLRTFWRAWFDLDRVGLEAGRRDYLEYKFGSVLNINARNYTLGRIPYYIWVGCHKKPFSSTSLPHEIIEKIDALATESPYLYPANQGDALTRAIERSAPEIRSKAFMAAIQNLSANLPLPSFFYQNHHWRIYYDDQLQKHTQFNDEYIYAFTWEDSRVDERLLNLGSEDVVLAITSAGDNILSYAMQSPARIHAVDLNPTQNHLLELKVASYTALPYEDFWKLFGEGKHPEFRSLLLTKLSPHLSSRAFQYWLNNVHVFANTKGYGLYDTGGSRHAIRVFRWISRVFGCRAAVKEFLSTKTLNEQREVWRNKIRPALLSKLVCNLVVSQESFLWAALGVPKNQLAMIENDHAESEAVKGPAPTARKVRSHAIWRYMVDTLDPVAEQTHIAANNPYYHVCMTGDFTRRCHPDYLSEKAHAKLSRPSAFDGLRIHTDEIDEVINRITPGTLTVAVIMDSMDWFDPGSPAAAAQITKLNRALKKGGRVLLRSSALSPWYIKVFEAHGFSPKRVGARTDGALIDRVNMYASCWISTKVENLPPPTPEMDRIGGPEITSFSLSA